The Belonocnema kinseyi isolate 2016_QV_RU_SX_M_011 chromosome 10, B_treatae_v1, whole genome shotgun sequence genome has a window encoding:
- the LOC117181265 gene encoding uncharacterized protein LOC117181265 produces the protein MLMLATFATKLVFEPYTSCPQLAQWNPCSGHSLNLVGVHAVGSCSEASNFFAIVQSVYNFFLASTHRWAILKRCAQEKSLTLKSLSTTRWSARADAVSVLNQCLFQIIKALKEIEENISENPIARQEAKGIRNQLESLEFTFMLSLWDYLLSRFNAVNLRLQNVKISIDEVVNQYEALIKIVDETRDQFHYYEKRASNMSEIKEYRSETKRQGKRKLKADETRDGELELSARDKFRVDAFNVILDDLLSELNSRCASYTEINEKFAVVTKFQKLIPSELREKSESIRLIYDSDLESTLGDEFVHFHAYCVIQSMKKSSPLELLQFLRDNDLNAIYPNVEITYRMFICMAVTNCSAEWSFSCLKRIKTYLRSTMTENRLNSLALLCIESEILRSLDFEDVITNFSEIRARRKGFRQ, from the exons ATGCTAATGTTGGCGACTTTTGCTACTAAGCTTGTGTTTGAACCATACACTAGTTGTCCGCAGTTGGCGC AATGGAATCCGTGTTCAGGTCATTCATTAAATTTAGTCGGGGTTCATGCTGTAGGGAGTTGTTCTGAAGCTTCAAATTTTTTCGCTATAGTACAATCggtatacaattttttcttggcGTCAACGCATCGTTGGGCAATTCTCAAACGATGTGCTCAAGAAAAATCTTTGACTTTGAAATCTCTTTCGACAACTAGATGGTCGGCTCGCGCTGATGCTGTTTCTGTTTTAAATCAATGCTTATTCCAAATAATAAAAGCATTGAAAGAAATTGAGGAGAACATTAGTGAAAATCCTATCGCAAGACAAGAAGCAAAAGGCATCCGAAATCAACTCGAAAGTCTCGAATTCACTTTCATGCTTTCTTTGTGGGATTATCTCCTCTCAAGATTTAATGCAGTTAATCTTAGACTACAAAATGTGAAGATAAGCATTGATGAAGTTGTAAATCAGTATGAAGCTCTCATTAAGATTGTTGACGAAACTCGGGATCAGTTTCATTATTACGAAAAACGAGCATCAAACATGTCAGAAATCAAGGAATACCGTTCTGAAACAAAGCGTCAAGGAAAGAGAAAACTCAAAGCTGATGAGACACGAGACGGGGAACTAGAATTGTCTGCGCGGGATAAATTTAGAGTTGATGCATTTAACGTTATTCTAGATGATTTGTTGAGCGAGTTGAATAGTAGATGTGCATCATACACAGAAATCAACGAAAAATTTGCAGTAGTAACTAAGTTTCAGAAGTTAATTCCCTCCGAACTCCGCGAAAAGTCTGAATCTATCAGGTTAATATACGATTCCGATCTTGAATCTACATTAGGCGACGAGTTTGTGCATTTTCATGCGTATTGTGTTATCCAGAGTATGAAAAAATCGTCGCCTCTTGAATTGCTGCAATTTCTTCGCGATAATGATTTGAACGCTATTTATCCCAATGTTGAAATAACATACAGAATGTTTATTTGTATGGCGGTAACGAATTGTAGCGCAGAATGGTCATTTTCATgtctcaaaagaataaaaacgtaCTTGCGCTCGACAATGactgaaaatcgtttaaatagcCTAGCCCTTTTATGTATAGAGTCTGAGATACTTAGGTCCTTAGATTTTGAGGATGTAATCACGAATTTTTCGGAAATAAGAGCTAGGCGAAAGGGTTTTAGGCAATAA